Proteins found in one Mucilaginibacter gracilis genomic segment:
- a CDS encoding cold-shock protein: protein MQQGKVKFFNETKGFGFIIPTDGGEEVFVHSSGLKDQIRENDEVQYEVERGKKGMNAVNVSVLS, encoded by the coding sequence ATGCAACAAGGTAAAGTAAAGTTTTTTAATGAAACTAAAGGGTTCGGATTCATTATCCCTACTGATGGCGGCGAAGAAGTGTTTGTTCACTCTTCAGGTTTAAAAGACCAAATCCGTGAAAACGATGAAGTTCAATATGAAGTGGAACGTGGCAAAAAAGGAATGAACGCGGTTAATGTTTCAGTTCTTTCTTAA
- a CDS encoding glycosyltransferase family 2 protein, translating to MIEIHSIISLICTGIYLVVLSYLIKGWYHLKTPQSSGKPFTTKVTVLIAARNEEEKIGLTIDDILAQDYPKELFEIIIADDHSTDRTAEIISSYAHRNVKLLQLRDEEALNSYKKRAITEAIKLSTGDFLVATDADCRMGTQWLSSVVDYYQANNLVMISSPVTYFNEQSLFERMQTLEFSYLIGIGAAFIGNHKASTCNGANFAYRKDVFYEVGGFKGIDDLASGDDELLLQKVAEKYPNRIGFLKKREAIVYTDAKHTLKEFLQQRRRWASKSVKYKDKRVVALAMGIWLFNLSLLVNALLGFYDVYFFKLLLVQFVFKYLFEIAFLIPINVFFKRVKLVWLLSIISPIHVVYFVYVGIMGNTKKYDWKGRNVR from the coding sequence TTGATAGAAATTCATAGTATCATATCGCTTATCTGTACAGGTATATACCTGGTTGTGTTAAGTTATCTTATTAAAGGGTGGTATCATTTAAAAACACCCCAATCATCGGGCAAACCCTTTACCACCAAGGTAACTGTTTTAATAGCGGCCCGTAACGAGGAAGAAAAAATTGGCTTAACCATTGATGATATTTTGGCTCAGGATTACCCCAAAGAGCTTTTTGAGATTATTATTGCCGACGATCACTCTACCGACCGTACTGCCGAAATTATTAGCAGCTACGCCCACCGCAATGTAAAACTGTTGCAGTTAAGGGACGAAGAGGCCTTAAACTCGTATAAAAAACGGGCCATTACCGAAGCCATTAAACTATCAACCGGCGATTTTTTGGTTGCCACCGATGCCGATTGCCGTATGGGTACACAATGGCTATCGTCGGTGGTTGATTATTACCAGGCTAACAATTTGGTGATGATATCATCGCCGGTTACCTACTTTAACGAGCAAAGCTTGTTTGAACGAATGCAAACGCTCGAGTTTTCGTATCTCATTGGTATTGGGGCCGCATTTATTGGTAACCACAAGGCCTCAACCTGTAACGGTGCCAATTTTGCTTATCGTAAAGATGTTTTTTACGAAGTTGGCGGTTTTAAAGGTATTGACGACCTGGCATCAGGAGATGACGAACTGCTGCTGCAAAAAGTTGCCGAAAAATACCCCAACCGCATAGGGTTTTTAAAAAAGCGCGAAGCCATAGTTTATACCGATGCCAAACACACCCTAAAAGAATTTTTACAGCAAAGGCGGCGCTGGGCATCAAAATCTGTTAAGTATAAAGATAAGCGGGTTGTTGCGCTGGCTATGGGCATTTGGCTGTTCAACCTGTCGTTATTGGTGAACGCGCTGCTTGGATTTTATGATGTTTACTTTTTTAAACTGCTGCTGGTGCAGTTTGTGTTTAAGTATTTGTTTGAGATAGCCTTTTTAATACCCATTAATGTGTTTTTTAAACGGGTAAAGCTGGTTTGGCTATTGAGTATTATATCGCCCATACACGTAGTATACTTTGTGTATGTGGGTATTATGGGCAATACCAAAAAGTACGATTGGAAGGGCCGTAACGTGCGTTAA
- a CDS encoding lysylphosphatidylglycerol synthase domain-containing protein produces MTSFNKKVLSYSIKVGIIALAYGFIYHTVTNNHKLIQFKLLIAHINQNQVLITFTAVILLMLVNWFLEALKWKYLISKLQHIGVFESVEAIFCGLTWAIFTPYRLGEFGGRVMFLPPRKRAYGVFVMGIGQFGQGTITNVVGAFALTWFLYTYMHLNAWVMFFIALVLTVFALVILTCYFNIKWFVTLLDRVSFLKKYARFFDIIARYSNKQLIITFLFCLARFSVFSFQYYLVIHLLLPALPAFPSMMMVFNNFFIQSALPTLDFIDVGLRGLTASTFFGYITNQQIAVLASVSSIWFVNLIIPAILGSVFVLKIKFFDRNS; encoded by the coding sequence TTGACGAGTTTTAACAAAAAAGTACTATCATATAGTATTAAAGTGGGCATTATTGCACTGGCTTACGGTTTTATTTACCATACGGTAACCAACAACCATAAGCTTATACAATTTAAGCTTTTAATAGCTCACATTAATCAAAATCAGGTTTTAATTACCTTTACAGCCGTTATTTTATTAATGCTGGTTAATTGGTTTTTAGAGGCCCTTAAATGGAAATATTTAATAAGCAAATTACAGCACATTGGCGTTTTTGAGTCTGTAGAAGCTATATTTTGTGGTTTAACGTGGGCCATTTTTACACCATATCGTTTGGGCGAATTTGGCGGCCGCGTTATGTTTCTACCTCCGCGCAAGCGTGCTTATGGGGTATTTGTTATGGGCATTGGCCAGTTTGGGCAAGGTACCATTACCAACGTGGTAGGCGCATTTGCGCTAACCTGGTTTTTGTATACCTACATGCATTTAAACGCTTGGGTTATGTTTTTTATAGCTTTAGTGTTAACGGTATTTGCGCTGGTAATATTAACCTGTTATTTTAATATAAAGTGGTTTGTTACTTTACTTGATCGGGTTTCTTTTTTGAAAAAGTATGCCCGCTTTTTTGATATTATTGCCCGTTACAGCAACAAACAACTCATTATTACTTTTTTATTTTGCTTGGCCCGGTTCTCGGTATTTTCATTCCAATATTACCTGGTTATACATTTGCTGCTGCCGGCTTTGCCGGCGTTCCCCAGCATGATGATGGTGTTTAATAACTTCTTCATCCAATCGGCATTGCCAACGCTCGATTTTATAGATGTGGGCTTACGCGGTTTAACAGCCTCCACTTTTTTTGGTTACATCACTAACCAACAAATTGCGGTGCTTGCGTCGGTATCATCTATATGGTTTGTTAATTTAATTATTCCGGCTATTTTAGGTTCTGTATTCGTTTTAAAAATCAAATTCTTTGATAGAAATTCATAG
- the ruvC gene encoding crossover junction endodeoxyribonuclease RuvC, protein MEVVNAKERVILGIDPGTAVMGYGLIKETGPKVELISLGVVKMEHLDDHALKLQRIFEKTLALIDEYKPDCMALEAPFYGKNIQVMLKLGRAQGVAMAAALSRNLPISEYAPRKIKQSITGNGNATKEQVAAMLQTILKFTETPQFLDATDGLAVAVCHAFQKISVKGTSSIGGGKKTKTGWAAFVKDNSERVAGIKPVNKA, encoded by the coding sequence ATGGAGGTGGTAAATGCTAAAGAGCGGGTTATTTTAGGGATAGACCCTGGTACGGCAGTAATGGGTTACGGGTTAATTAAAGAAACCGGCCCCAAGGTTGAACTGATAAGCCTTGGCGTAGTTAAAATGGAACACCTGGACGACCATGCCCTTAAACTCCAGCGTATTTTTGAAAAAACACTGGCCCTTATTGACGAATACAAACCCGATTGTATGGCCCTTGAAGCCCCCTTTTACGGCAAAAACATACAGGTAATGCTTAAACTTGGCCGGGCGCAGGGTGTGGCTATGGCAGCGGCACTATCGCGCAACTTACCTATAAGCGAGTATGCGCCACGCAAAATAAAACAATCCATCACCGGTAACGGCAACGCCACTAAAGAGCAGGTGGCGGCCATGCTGCAAACCATATTAAAATTTACCGAAACACCCCAGTTTTTAGATGCTACCGACGGCCTTGCGGTAGCCGTGTGCCATGCTTTCCAAAAGATAAGTGTTAAAGGAACATCGAGCATTGGCGGCGGCAAAAAAACCAAAACGGGCTGGGCCGCCTTTGTTAAAGATAACTCAGAAAGGGTGGCCGGTATAAAACCTGTAAATAAGGCATAA
- a CDS encoding ABC transporter ATP-binding protein codes for MHYVVPYKKTFVIAGFLTVFLAFIAVAQPVLMQKTLDNYILQSNYNGLVMMVGLLIAQLLIQTVAQYYQTYSTNALGQSVIRDLRIDIFNHITSLRLRYFDQTPIGMLITRTVSDLETIADIFSEGLISIIGDLLLVIVIIGIMLAQDWKLALITLIPIPFVLLATYVFKEAIKSSFQEVRTQVAQLNTFLQEHITGVSIIQYFAREDQEMRKFVAVNKKYRDANIRSNWYYSIFFPVVEIFAAISTSLLVWYGAKRILGDQDLVFNSDGRHGVTPGTVLAFIAFLNLLFRPIRQLADKFNTLQMGMVGADRIFKVLDTNEVAVNTGQLKPIHIKGQIEFSNVWFAYSEENWVLKNISFQIKPGETLALVGATGAGKSSTINILNRFYEIGKGNVMVDGIDIREYDVNFLRMQIATVIQDVFLFSDTIANNISLNNPEISRERIIAAAKDVGAHDFIERLPGGYDYNVMERGATLSAGQAQLISFIRALVYDPKILVLDEATSSVDTETEELIQKAIYKLMEGRTAIVIAHRLSTIQNADKIIVLDHGEIMETGTHQELLKIQHGYYRKLYDLQFNSAGLKVG; via the coding sequence ATGCACTACGTAGTACCCTATAAAAAAACGTTTGTTATAGCAGGTTTTTTAACCGTTTTTTTAGCATTTATTGCGGTGGCGCAGCCCGTGCTGATGCAAAAAACGCTCGATAATTATATTCTGCAAAGCAACTATAACGGCTTGGTCATGATGGTTGGCTTGCTTATAGCACAACTGCTTATACAAACCGTGGCCCAGTATTACCAAACCTACAGCACCAACGCACTGGGGCAATCTGTAATTCGCGACTTGCGGATTGACATCTTTAATCACATCACCAGCCTGCGGCTCCGTTATTTCGATCAAACCCCTATCGGGATGCTCATCACCCGCACTGTGTCTGATCTGGAAACTATTGCCGATATTTTTTCCGAAGGTTTAATCTCCATCATTGGCGATCTGTTGCTCGTTATCGTTATCATCGGCATCATGCTCGCTCAGGATTGGAAACTGGCACTCATCACACTCATACCCATCCCGTTTGTATTGCTGGCAACCTATGTTTTTAAAGAAGCCATCAAATCATCTTTTCAGGAAGTGCGCACGCAGGTTGCCCAGCTTAACACTTTTTTGCAGGAGCATATTACCGGTGTAAGTATCATTCAGTACTTTGCGCGCGAAGATCAGGAAATGCGCAAGTTTGTGGCCGTTAACAAAAAATACCGCGATGCCAACATTCGCTCTAACTGGTATTACTCGATATTTTTCCCGGTTGTCGAAATTTTTGCTGCCATTTCCACCAGTTTACTGGTTTGGTATGGCGCCAAGCGCATCCTGGGCGATCAGGATCTGGTTTTTAATTCAGACGGTAGGCATGGCGTAACACCGGGTACGGTACTTGCGTTCATAGCATTTTTAAACTTACTGTTTAGGCCAATACGCCAACTGGCCGATAAATTTAATACCCTGCAAATGGGCATGGTTGGTGCCGACCGTATTTTTAAAGTGTTAGATACCAACGAGGTTGCCGTAAACACCGGCCAACTAAAACCAATACATATTAAGGGGCAAATAGAGTTCAGCAACGTTTGGTTTGCTTACAGCGAGGAAAATTGGGTGCTTAAAAACATATCCTTCCAAATTAAACCTGGCGAAACCCTGGCCCTGGTGGGCGCAACGGGTGCAGGCAAATCGTCAACCATCAATATCCTCAACCGTTTTTACGAAATTGGCAAAGGGAATGTAATGGTTGATGGTATAGATATTCGCGAATACGACGTTAACTTTTTGCGTATGCAAATTGCCACCGTTATTCAGGATGTTTTTCTGTTTTCGGATACCATTGCCAACAACATCAGCCTAAACAATCCCGAAATAAGCCGCGAACGCATAATTGCCGCCGCCAAAGACGTAGGTGCGCACGATTTTATAGAACGCCTGCCCGGCGGCTATGATTATAATGTGATGGAACGCGGTGCAACCCTATCGGCAGGGCAGGCCCAACTCATCTCATTTATCCGCGCCCTGGTTTACGATCCTAAAATACTGGTGCTTGACGAGGCCACCTCATCCGTAGATACCGAAACCGAAGAGTTGATACAAAAAGCAATTTACAAACTTATGGAGGGCCGCACGGCAATAGTAATAGCGCACCGCCTGTCAACCATACAAAACGCCGACAAAATTATCGTGCTCGATCATGGCGAAATTATGGAAACCGGCACACACCAGGAACTATTAAAAATACAGCATGGTTATTACCGAAAACTGTACGATTTGCAATTTAATTCGGCAGGTTTAAAGGTTGGGTAA